The DNA region GCGAGGCGGCATCCCGGGATCTGGCGGACAGCTTTGCAGGGATGCCGTCGCCGGACAGGGCGAGTCTCGAAGCGACGGCCGATAACCCGCTCGCGATCTCAGGCTTCAGCGGCCGTTTCGCCGGCTGAGGTCAGCTACCACCGGCCTTCGGCGCCTTGGACCCGTGCCGCGCCGATGATCGGCCCCGGTCCGCCGCCGGGCGCCTCCTCCTGGAGCAGGAACGCGCAGCCGTCGGCGTCGTCCTGGTGGTACTTTCCCATCGGCAGGTCGACTTTGATCGGCTCACCGCGCCACATGGCGATCGGGTGCATGCGGCGGACGACATTGTAATAATCGAGAGTGCGGTTGCGGTTCTCCCCCCGGCCGACCGGGACGCGGACGTGGCTGTCATAGAGCACCAGCCACAACGTCGCCTTGCGCGGTGCCCCGTCCTCGCCCTTTCCGACGGAAACGCTCACCGCATCACCCGACATGCCGACGTCGATCGGGACGAGCGGCGCCTCGCTTTTCCGGATGGCGTCGGCGACGGCGGTCTCGTTACTGCCGACAACCGGCGCGCGCCCGTTAACGACGACCTGCGGCGTATAGACCTGACGGTCGCCGCGCGCGCTGGCATAGGATTTCTGGCGCGCCGTGAATTCGTGATCGGCGAGCGTGTCCTTCCAGCCCTGGTAGTCCCAATAATCGACGGAATAGGAGAGCGCGATGACGTCGGGGCGCTTCGAATATTCCTCGAGCAATTCGTCGGCCGGCGGGCAGGAGGAGCAGCCCTGGCTGGTGAAGAGCTCCACCACCGCGCGCACGCTGCGTTCTTCGGCCGAGACGCCCGATGCGAGACTCGAACAGACCAGAATAGCGACAAGAGCCGGCCGCTGGGCACGCATGGAGAGAGCCGATCTACGGTGACTGCCGAACTTTCCGGCAAACTGTTTGATGCAGCTTTGCTTTAGGTCCCCGGGCGATCGCAAACCAGTCAATTTCGGGTGACTGCCGCGTCATCGCCGAGACGGCGGCGCCAGCGGCGCCGCCGTGGTTCGTTGGATCAGGCGACGAGGTTTCGCAGCACGTATTGCAGGATGCCACCATTCTCGAAGTAGTCGAGCTCATCCAGCGTGTCGATGCGGCAGAGCAGGGGTACGATTTTCGTCGTGCCATCCGCGAAAAGGATCTCGGCGTCCAGCATCTGCCGCGGCTTGAGGTCTCCGGCGATGCCACGGATCGTCACGATCTCATCACCCTTCAGGCCGAGCGTCTGCCACGAGGTTCCCTCCTCGAAGACAAGCGGGACAATGCCCATGCCGACGAGGTTGGAGCGGTGGATGCGCTCGAAGGATTGGGCGATCACGGCGCGGATGCCCAGCAGCTTGGTGCCCTTGGCCGCCCAGTCGCGCGACGAGCCGGTGCCGTATTCCTTGCCGGCGAAGACGACGAGCGGCACGCCTTCCTGCTTGTAGAGCATGGCGGCGTCGTAGATCGGCATTTCGGTGCCGTCAGGCCAGTGCCTGGTGAAGCCGCCTTCCTTGCCGTCCAGCATCTGGTTCTTGATGCGGATGTTGGCGAAGGTGCCGCGCATCATCACCTGATGGTTGCCGCGCCGCGTGCCGTACTGGTTGAAATCGGCGGGCCGGACCTGATGGTCGCGCAGATAGGCGCCGGCAGGGCTGGCTTCCTTGATCGATCCGGCCGGCGAGATGTGGTCGGTCGTGATCGAATCGAGGAAGAGGCCCATGACGCGGGCGGTGATGATGTCGGTGACCGGCTCGGGATCGCGCGACATGCCCTCGAAATAGGGCGGGTTCTGCACATAGGTCGAGCGATCGTCCCAGGCATAGGTCTCGCCCTGCGGCACGGCGATCTTTTGCCAATTCTCGTCGCCCTTGAACACGTCCGCATATTTCGACTGGAACATCGCCTTGGTGACGTTCTTGCGGATGAAGGCGGCGATCTCCTGGTTGGAAGGCCAGATGTCCTTCAGATAGACGGGCTGGCCGTCCGATCCGGTGCCCAGCGGCTCGGTGATCAGGTCGATCTGCAGCGAACCGGCCAGCGCATAAGCGACGACCAGCGGCGGCGAGGCGAGGTAGTTCGCCTTCACATCCGGATTGACGCGGCCCTCGAAGTTGCGGTTGCCCGAAAGCACGGCCGCCGCGACGAGGTCGCCCTTGTTGATCGCCTCGGAGATCGGCTCCGGCAGCGGGCCGGAATTGCCGATGCAGGTCGTGCAGCCAAAGCCGACGAGATTGAAGCCGAGCGCGTCGAGATCCTTCTGCAGGTTCGCCGCGTTCAGATACTCCTCGACCACCTGCGATCCGGGTGCCAGCGAGGTCTTCACCCAGGGCTTGCTCCTGAGGCCCTTGGCGACCGCGTTGCGAGCGAGCAGGCCCGCGGCGATCAGCACGCTCGGGTTCGATGTATTGGTGCAGGACGTGATGGCCGCGATCGTGACGTCGCCATGGCCGACCGTGTAGTCGGTGCCTTCCACCGCGACGCGCTTGTCGGCCTCGCCCGGCTTCTTGAACTCGCCTTCCAGAGCGGCGAGGAAGCCGGTCTTGGCGTCGGAGAGCAGCACGCGGTCTTGAGGGCGCTTGGGTCCGGCAAGCGAGGGCAGCACGGAGCCGATATCAAGCTCCAGTATGTCGGTGAACACCGGATCGGCCACGCCGGCATGGCGCCACATGCCCTGCGCCTTGGCATAGGCCTCGACGAGCGCGACGCGGTCGCCTGTGCGGCCGGTCTCGTCGAGATAGGCGATGGTCTCGCCGTCGATGGGGAAGAAGCCGCAGGTCGCGCCATATTCCGGCGCCATATTGCCGATCGTAGCGCGGTCGGCGAGCGAAAGATGGTCAAGGCCCGTGCCGAAGAATTCGACGAACTTGCCGACCACGCCCTTCTTGCGCAGCATCTGCGTGACGGTGAGCACGAGATCGGTCGCGGTGATGCCTTCGCGCAGCTGGCCGGTGAGCTTGAAGCCGACCACTTCAGGGATCAGCATGGAGACCGGCTGGCCGAGCATGGCCGCCTCCGCCTCGATGCCGCCGACGCCCCAGCCGAGCACGCCGAGGCCGTTCACCATCGTGGTGTGGCTGTCCGTGCCGACGCAGGTGTCAGGATAGGCGACGGTCTCGCCGTTCTCGGTCCTGGTCCAGACAGTCTGGGCCAGATATTCGAGGTTCACCTGATGGCAGATGCCGGTTCCCGGCGGCACGACGCGGAAATTGTTGAAGGCCGACTGGCCCCATTTCAGGAAGCGGTAGCGCTCCTGGTTCTGCTTGTATTCTTCCTCGACATTCTTGCCGAAGGCGGCGTTGTTGCCGAAGAAGTTGACGATGACCGAGTGGTCGATGACGAGGTCGACAGGCACGAGCGGGTTGATGCGCTTCGGGTCGCCGCCAAGATTGACCATGGCGTCGCGCATCGCGGCGAGGTCGACCACGGCCGGAACGCCGGTAAAGTCCTGCATGAGCACGCGCGCCGGTCGATAGGCGATCTCACGGTCGCTCTTCCGTGTCACCAGCCATTCGGCGATGGCGCGGATGTCGTCAGCGCTGACCGTGCGTCCGTCCTCGTTGCGCAGCAGGTTCTCGAGCAGCACCTTCAGCGAGAACGGCAAATTGCCGATGCCTGGCAAGCCGTTCCTTTCGGCATCCGGCAGGCTGAAATAGACATAGCTCTCCGCGCCGACCTCTAGGGTCTTGCGGGATTTGAAGCTATCGGGATGCTCGTTGCTCACGATGGACTGGTCCTCGGTTCGGTCGCAGGAACGCCTAGCCGAAGTCGATGCACGAAGCGTGCCCGACCCG from Kaistia algarum includes:
- a CDS encoding DUF1223 domain-containing protein, with translation MRAQRPALVAILVCSSLASGVSAEERSVRAVVELFTSQGCSSCPPADELLEEYSKRPDVIALSYSVDYWDYQGWKDTLADHEFTARQKSYASARGDRQVYTPQVVVNGRAPVVGSNETAVADAIRKSEAPLVPIDVGMSGDAVSVSVGKGEDGAPRKATLWLVLYDSHVRVPVGRGENRNRTLDYYNVVRRMHPIAMWRGEPIKVDLPMGKYHQDDADGCAFLLQEEAPGGGPGPIIGAARVQGAEGRW
- the acnA gene encoding aconitate hydratase AcnA; translated protein: MSNEHPDSFKSRKTLEVGAESYVYFSLPDAERNGLPGIGNLPFSLKVLLENLLRNEDGRTVSADDIRAIAEWLVTRKSDREIAYRPARVLMQDFTGVPAVVDLAAMRDAMVNLGGDPKRINPLVPVDLVIDHSVIVNFFGNNAAFGKNVEEEYKQNQERYRFLKWGQSAFNNFRVVPPGTGICHQVNLEYLAQTVWTRTENGETVAYPDTCVGTDSHTTMVNGLGVLGWGVGGIEAEAAMLGQPVSMLIPEVVGFKLTGQLREGITATDLVLTVTQMLRKKGVVGKFVEFFGTGLDHLSLADRATIGNMAPEYGATCGFFPIDGETIAYLDETGRTGDRVALVEAYAKAQGMWRHAGVADPVFTDILELDIGSVLPSLAGPKRPQDRVLLSDAKTGFLAALEGEFKKPGEADKRVAVEGTDYTVGHGDVTIAAITSCTNTSNPSVLIAAGLLARNAVAKGLRSKPWVKTSLAPGSQVVEEYLNAANLQKDLDALGFNLVGFGCTTCIGNSGPLPEPISEAINKGDLVAAAVLSGNRNFEGRVNPDVKANYLASPPLVVAYALAGSLQIDLITEPLGTGSDGQPVYLKDIWPSNQEIAAFIRKNVTKAMFQSKYADVFKGDENWQKIAVPQGETYAWDDRSTYVQNPPYFEGMSRDPEPVTDIITARVMGLFLDSITTDHISPAGSIKEASPAGAYLRDHQVRPADFNQYGTRRGNHQVMMRGTFANIRIKNQMLDGKEGGFTRHWPDGTEMPIYDAAMLYKQEGVPLVVFAGKEYGTGSSRDWAAKGTKLLGIRAVIAQSFERIHRSNLVGMGIVPLVFEEGTSWQTLGLKGDEIVTIRGIAGDLKPRQMLDAEILFADGTTKIVPLLCRIDTLDELDYFENGGILQYVLRNLVA